The genomic region AGCGTTACTCTGATATTCACGCAGGCCGTTAGCCCGTAAGTTGCAGGCTGCACACGTGCCACAACCGTCGCCCTTTATACCGTTGTAACAGGTCAGTGTTTCATTGCGCACCAGGGATAGCTGATGCCAGTAATCTGCAAGTGCCCAGATTTCCGCTTTGTTTAACCACATAAGCGGTGTTACGAAACGCACCGGATGCGCCATACCGAGGGTAACGGCCTGATTGAGTGCTTTAACAAACTCATCCCGGCAGTCGGGATAGCCTGAAAAGTCTGTTTCACACACGCCGGTGATGACCGTTTCTGCTTCGACCTGATAAGCGCAGATTGATGCAAGTGTCAAAAAGAGAATGTTGCGTCCCGGTACAAAAGTGCTGGGCAGGCCATTGGCAGCGGGGTTGTAAGCGGGAACCGGAATGTTGTCCCTGGTCAGACTGCTGATTGCCAGCTCATTAAGCAAGGTGACGTCCAGCGTTTTATGTGCACTGGCACCAAGCAATTTACTCAGATGACACGCAATATCGATCTCCGCGCGGTGTCTCTGGCCGTAATCGAAGGTAACGCAGTGTACTTCGTCATACTGCTGTAGTGCCTGAATCAGGCAGGTTGTTGAATCCTGACCGCCGCTGAAAACCACCACTGCACGTTTCATTCTGCTCACCTTATTAATTTTCTGAGACATATTTTACTTGCTCAGGTTCTGGAAAGGTAGTGCTACTTATCAGGGCATATCAGACTGCCATTGACCAACATCGCCAATATGTTCAGCAACCCAGTCGGGATGATAACAGGTCTCCAGATAGTGATCACCGCTGTCACACTGTAATGTGACAATCGATCCACTGCGCCCGGCTTCACGCATTCTTTTTGCCACCTGTAACGTGCTCCATACGTTAGTTCCTGTTGAGGAACCTGCTTTACGTCCCAGCTGTTTTTCCAGCCAGAGCATGGGCGCGATACTGGCTCCGTCGGGGACGCGCATCATTTCATCCACCAAATCAACAATGAAAGAGGGTTCCACTCGCGGACGGCCTGTGCCTTCAAGTTTGCTTCCTGTAACACTTGTCGCGTTGCTGCCAGTAATCAAAGAAAACTGAATGTTCAGGATCGACCACCGTAAGCCGGGTTGGGTGCCCCTGATAGCGCAGATAGCGACCAATCGTTGCTGATGTGCCGCCCGTACCTGCACTCATGACAATGGTTTCTGGAATGGGGAAGGACTCATTTTTCATTTGCTGAAAAATACTGTCGGCAATATTGTTATTACCATACCAGTCTGTAGCCGTTCAGCATAGGTGAACTGATCCATAAAATGGCCATTCAACTCGCGGTCCATTCGTTCTGATTCAGCGTACATCTGGCACGGATCGCTGACAAAATGACAGCGTTCGCCATAAAAGATGATTTGTTCTATTTTGCGCTTTGCCGTCGTTTCAGGCATTACGGCAATAAAGGACAGGCTCAGTAACCGGGCGAAATAAGCCTCTGAAACATCGGTACTACCGGAAGAAGCCTCAATGACAGGCGTACCTTCTTTAATCCAACCATTGTACAGGCCATAAAGAAATAAAGATCGCGCGAGGCGGTGTTTCAGGCTGCCACTTGGATGGGTGCTCTTATCTTTCAGATAGAGCCAGATACCCGGATAAGCAGGCAGGGGCAGACGAATCAGGTGGGTATCAGCGGAACGCTGAATATCGGCGTTTATCTCTTGTATAGCTTTGGAAACCTATAAATCATTCATCTTTTTTGCCCTTTGTAAATTTGTTAAAGAATAGGGCCTGCAAGGAAAAAAGGTTTTCCATTTTTGCTTTATTATGATGATAAAAGAGAAAAAACTCTCTTAGAGAAACGTATGACAGATAAAACTGACCTTAAGTTACGGGCTTTATTACAGTAGAATTGCACATTATCATTACAGACGCTGGCCGATGCCCTGCATCTGACGACCACACTATGCTGGAAACGCTTGAAAAGGCTGGAAGATGAGGGCTATATTCGCGGCCGTGTAGCGCTGTTAGATGCAGAAAAACTTTCTGTTAAAGCAAGCTTAAAATGTCACCCAATTCTCCAAAATAGAAATGTCACTTTTTTGATAAGAGTGCAGGGAGATCATCGTTTGAGGCTGGCTCAGAACTCTGCCGGATTGGCCAGTACTGGATTGATAGCCCGCAATTGTTCCCGGACTCTGGCCTGAGCGCGACGTTTCGGCATCTGTTTGCTTCTGGCCCGGTTGCCATGATGATCCAGCTTATCCATTTTGTCCTGTGCCAGTTTCAGTACGGCACCGAGGCGTTTTTTATCAACGATTTGCCCCTGATCAACACAATCAAGTTTGTCGAAGACCTGATATCTCAGAGAGCGATATAGACAACAGCCTGAATAACGTTAACCCGGTTTAACTCTTTATCTGACATGGTTACTAACATCCGAATGTCTTTGCGGCAAAAGGTTTGAGCCTTTATACCGTAAAAAGTGACATCTCTGAATGGGAGAAAAGTGACATTACTATATTGGTGCTACACTTTCTCTCTCCCTTACTATTTTTATGTTAAAAAAACACAGCAGCACAGCAGTGATTGGTACCAGCGATTCTTGGAGATAGTTAATGAAATGTCGGAAGTGATGAGCTGCTATCGAATGGCCTGAGAATATGACTACCTTTTGTGCATTCAGGTGGCTGATATGAGAACCTGTGATCGGTTTTATAAACGTCTGGTGAACCGGATGACAGGTTTGCTGGATGTAACCTCGAGTTTCGCGATGGAAGTGATAAAATACACCGCCGTTAGGCTGATCGCCGCTTTGTGATCGTTTCGCTCAATCATAACCAGGATGTTTACTGTGCGACTGTTTAGCCAATTAAGATGGTTTTTTATTCGTGAATGGCGGCGCTATCTCGGTGCCGTGTTTCTGTTGATCATTATCGCACTACTTCAGTTGTTACCACCGAAAGTGGTCGGAACCATTGTAGATGACGTCACCCAGCAGCAAACCAGCGGAATGGGGCTGATGCTGTGGGTTGCCCTGATGTTTTTTACCGCAGTGTTGATCTACTTTTTACGCTATGTCTGGAGAATTCTGCTGTTTGGTGCGTCTTACCAACTGGCGGTGGAGCTACGCCGCGATTTTTATCGTCAACTAAGTCGCCAGCACCCTGAGTTTTATCTTCGTCATCGTACCGGGGATTTAATTGCCCGGGCAACCAACGATGTGGATCGCGTTGTGTTTGCCGCCGGCGAAGGTGTGCTCACCCTGGTGGATTCACTGGTGATGGGACTGGCGGTGTTGGTGGTGATGAGCACACAGATTAGTTGGCAGTTGACCCTGCTGGCTCTGTTGCCGATGCCGGTTATGGCTATCGTGATCAAACGATACGGTGAACAATTGCACCAGAGCTTCCGGCTGGCTCAGGCTGCTTTTTCTTCCCTGAACGATCAGACTCAGGAAAGTCTTACCAGCATTCGTATGATCAAGGCTTTTGGGCTGGAAAATCACCAGTCAGCAAAATTTGCTGAGATTGCTGAGGATACAGGGAATAAGAATTTGCGCGTGGCGCGTGTCGATGCCCGCTTCGATCCCACTATCTACATAGCGATCGGTATGTCTAATCTGTTGGCGGTAGGCGGCGGTAGCTGGCTGGTCTGGCACGGTGAAATGACGCTTGGGCAGTTAACCAGCTTTGTGATGTATCTGGGTCTGATGATCTGGCCTATGCTCGCGCTGGCGTGGATGTTTAATATCGTGGAGCGCGGTAGTGCAGCATGGGTAAGGATAGCGCCGCTGCTGGCAGAAGTCCCGACGGTCAAAGACGGCAGCGAGACGTTACCCAAAGAGCGAGGACAATTACAGATTGCTATCCGTGAATTTTTTTACCCCGGTGCAAAGCAACCGGCACTGCGCCAGCTGAATGCCAGCCTTAAGCCGGGCGAGATGCTCGGGCTTTGCGGTCCAACCGGCGCGGGAAAAAGCACCTTGCTTGGCCTAATTCAACGACATTTCGATATCGGTCAGGGTGACATTCGTTATCATGGTATACCTCTTTCTTCATTAAGGCTGGACAGCTGGCGCAGCCGCATAGCCGTAGTCAGCCAGACGCCTCTTCTGTTTTCCGATTCGGTTTCAAACAATATCGCCCTTGGTCGGCCAGCGGCTAGCCGGAGCGATATTGAACAGGCCGCCCGACTTGCCAATGTGCATGACGATATTATGCAACTGCCGCAGGGCTACGACACTGAGGTGGGAGAGCGAGGAGTGATGCTGTCCGGCGGCCAAAAACAGCGTATTTCGATTGCAAGAGCACTGCTGCTAAATGCTGAAATACTCATTCTCGACGATGCGCTTTCCGCTGTAGATGGTCGGACTGAATATCAGATTTTACAAAACCTTCGTTGGTGGGGGGCGGGGAGAACGATAATCATCAGTGCGCATCGCCTGTCTGCATTGAATGAAGCCAGTGAGATTCTGGTTATGCAAAAAGGCACAGTGTCACAGCGTGGTCAGCATAGTGAACTGATGGAGCAAAACGGTTGGTATCAGGACATGTATCGTTATCAACAGCTGGAAGCCGCTCTGGACAATGACGGGGCTGATAAGGACATTGCTCATGGCTAATTTGACAGAACTCTTGCCAACTCTGAAAAGGCTGCTGCGCTACGGGCACCCCTTCCGAAAATCGCTTGGCCTCGCCGTGCTGCTTCTCTGGATTTCGGCGGCAGCTGAAGTACTTGGCCCCGTGCTTATCAGCTATTTTATCGATCATATGGTGGCGAAACATCATATGCCGGTGGGGTTAGTGGCTGGACTTGCAGCAAGTTATATCCTGTTACAGGTGCTGGCAGCCTTACTGCATTATTCACAATCATTGCTGTTTAATCAGGCAGCGGTGGGTGTGGTTCAACGTTTGCGAACGGATGTAATGGATGCTGCGTTGCGTCAACCTCTGAGCTCGTACGATACCCAACCTGTTGGGCAAATCATTTCGCGTGTGACCAATGATACTGAAGTTGTCCGCGATCTGTATGTCACCGTGCTCGCCACGGTGCTGCATAGTGCTGCGCTTGTTAGTGCAATGCTGGTGGCCATGTTCAGCCTCGACTGGAGAATGGCGCTGGTGGCCGTGGCTATTTTCCCTGCGGTAATCGTCGTGATGATCATTTATCAGCACTACAGCACCCCGATCGTCCGGCGAGTACGCAGTTATCTGGCCGATATCAATAACGGCTTTAACGAAGCTATCAATGGTATGAGCGTTATCCAACAGTTTCGCCAGCAGGCCCGCTTTGGTAAGCGCCTGTGCGAGGCTAGCCGCCTGCATTATCAAGCGAGGATGGAAACCTTGCGCCTGGATGGCTTTCTTCTGAGGCCTTTACTCAGTTTGTTTTCCGCGCTGATTCTCTGTGGCCTGATGATGTTATTTGGCTTTTCGGGCCAGGGCAGGATTGAAGTGGGCGTGCTTTATGTGTTTATTAATTATCTGGGGCGTCTGAATGAGCCACTGATTGAGTTAACGACCCAGCAGTCGATGCTGCAACAGGCGTTAATAGCCGGGGAGCGTATTTTTGAGTTAATGGACGCACGACAGCAATCCTATGGCAACGATGATCGGCCGCTTAATTCGGGGCGGATCGAAATAGACGGTCTGAATTTTGCCTATCGTGCTGATTATCAGGTGCTCAGGGGCGTCAATCTTGTGATTCCACCCCGTCATTTTGTTGCATTAGTTGGCCATACCGGAAGTGGAAAAAGCACGCTTGCTAATTTGATTATGGGCTATTATCCCCTTCTGGAAGGTGAGATTCGTCTTGACGGCAGGCCAATAAATTCGCTTTCGCAACGCGTTCTCAGAAAGGATATGGCATTGGTTCAGCAGGATCCGGTTGTGCTGGCGGACACGTTCTTTGCCAATGTTACACTGGGCCGTGATATCAGCGAGGATGTGGTATGGCAGGTGCTGGAAACCGTGCAACTGGCTGACCTGGCCAGACACTTGCCTGAGGGTATTTATACTCATCTCGGTGAACAGGGTAACACCCTCTCTGTAGGGCAAAAGCAATTGCTGGCTATGGCCAGAGTACTGGTCGCCAGCCCAAAGCTTTTAATCCTTGATGAAGCCACTGCTAATATTGACTCCGGCACTGAGCAGGCAATTCAAAAAGCACTACATTTGGTTCGTCAACAAACCACATTAGTGGCGATTGCCCATCGTCTTTCCACAATTATCGAAGCGGATACTATCTTTGTTCTTCACCGTGGTCGTATTGTTGAACAGGGAACCCACAGACAGCTACTGGATGAGCATGGCCGCTATGCGCAAATGTATCAGTTACAGCTGGCTGGAGCAGAGCTGGAAACAAATGAAACGCCTCAGCTTGCCCCAAAATAAGGCAAATAACTATCCCGGAAGATCAGACTGCACATATCTGTAACGCAATGCACTATAATTGTGCTATTCGGGGCTGTCGCCCTGAGACTGTTCAGTGTGAATTTTCTTTAATGCCACTCTTGGATGCAGAGCATGACTGGCTAATCGTCTGGAAATTGCAGTTTTTAAATTTATGGCACAGCCTTTGCTTTGTTGATTATGTATCGGGTAAAACAACCATTTTCAGTACCTGGGGGGGATCGTATGAAGCTGGTTACCGTGGTAATCAAACCGTTTAAATTAGAGGATGTGCGTGAAGCACTCTCTTCCATAGGTATTCAGGGGCTGACCGTAACGGCAGTAAAAGGTTTCGGCCGCCAGAAGGGGCATGCCGAGCTCTATCGCGGTGCTGAATACAGCGTGAACTTCCTGCCTAAGGTAAAAATCGACATTGCCATTACAGACGATCAGCTTGATGAAGTCGTTGATGTTATCAGTAAAGCAGCCTACACCGGGAAAATTGGTGACGGTAAAATTTTTGTTGCAGAGCTGCAGCGAGTTATCCGCATTCGCACGGGCGAAAATGATGAAGCTGCGCTGTAAAGGCTAAGAATTGCAATGGGATGGATTAGAATGAAGAAAAAACTTGCTGTATTTGGTCTTGCAGGTCTGGCCCTGTTACCGTCGCTTGTGATGGCCGCAACAGCACCAGTGGTAGATAAAGCGGATAATGCCTTTATGATGATTTGCACCGCACTGGTGCTGTTTATGACTTTACCCGGCATTGCATTGTTTTACGGTGGTCTGATCCGCACAAAGAACGTTCTTTCGATGATGACACAGGTGTCGGTCACTTTTGCGATGGTGTGCGTTTTATGGATGCTCTATGGCTATTCACTTGCTTTCAGTGAAGGCAACGCCTTTTTTGGTGGTTTCAGCATGGCTATGCTGAAAAATATTCAGCTCACCGCGCTCGTAGGCACGTTTTATCAATATATTCACGTATCTTTTCAGGCCTCCTTCGCCTGTATCACTGTCGGGCTGATTGTTGGTTCGATAGCCGAGCGCGTGCGGTTTTCCGCTGTGTTAATTTTTGTAGCTATTTGGTTAACCTTTTCCTACTTACCTATTGCGCACATGGTATGGTCAGGTGGTTTGCTGGCGCAGGATGGAGCACTGGACTTTGCTGGCGGTACTGTTGTTCACATAAACGCAGCGGTAGCTGGCCTGGTTGGTGCTTATCTGGTGGGCAAACGTGCTGGTTTTGGTAAAGAAGCCTTCAAACCTCACAATCTGCCAATGGTATTCACTGGAACGGCGATCCTCTATGTTGGTTGGTTCGGTTTTAATGCGGGTTCCGCAAGCGCCGCTAACGAAATTGCAGGTCTGGCATTTCTGAATACCGTGATGGCAACGGCAGGGGCGATGCTCAGTTGGACGTTTGGAGAATGGGCGTTGCGTGGAAAACCGTCTTTGCTGGGCGTTTGTTCGGGTGCAATTGCTGGCCTGGTCGCGGTTACCCCTGCTTGCGGTTATGTCGGAGTGGGAGGTGCGCTAATTATTGGTCTCGTCGGTGGGCTTGCTGGTCTGTGGGGCGTCACTACGTTGAAAAAGTGGCTGCGTGTCGATGATCCTTGTGATGTGTTCGGCGTACACGGCGTGTGTGGAATTGTGGGCTGTATTTTGACAGGTGTCTTTGCTTCTTCTTCATTAGGAGGAGTAGGCTATGCGTCAGGTGTGACTATGGGGCATCAGGTTTGGATTCAATTGTTAAGCGTGGGCGTGACCATTGCCTGGACGGGTGTGGTAGCTTTCATTGCT from Erwinia tracheiphila harbors:
- a CDS encoding SmdB family multidrug efflux ABC transporter permease/ATP-binding protein yields the protein MANLTELLPTLKRLLRYGHPFRKSLGLAVLLLWISAAAEVLGPVLISYFIDHMVAKHHMPVGLVAGLAASYILLQVLAALLHYSQSLLFNQAAVGVVQRLRTDVMDAALRQPLSSYDTQPVGQIISRVTNDTEVVRDLYVTVLATVLHSAALVSAMLVAMFSLDWRMALVAVAIFPAVIVVMIIYQHYSTPIVRRVRSYLADINNGFNEAINGMSVIQQFRQQARFGKRLCEASRLHYQARMETLRLDGFLLRPLLSLFSALILCGLMMLFGFSGQGRIEVGVLYVFINYLGRLNEPLIELTTQQSMLQQALIAGERIFELMDARQQSYGNDDRPLNSGRIEIDGLNFAYRADYQVLRGVNLVIPPRHFVALVGHTGSGKSTLANLIMGYYPLLEGEIRLDGRPINSLSQRVLRKDMALVQQDPVVLADTFFANVTLGRDISEDVVWQVLETVQLADLARHLPEGIYTHLGEQGNTLSVGQKQLLAMARVLVASPKLLILDEATANIDSGTEQAIQKALHLVRQQTTLVAIAHRLSTIIEADTIFVLHRGRIVEQGTHRQLLDEHGRYAQMYQLQLAGAELETNETPQLAPK
- the glnK gene encoding P-II family nitrogen regulator, giving the protein MKLVTVVIKPFKLEDVREALSSIGIQGLTVTAVKGFGRQKGHAELYRGAEYSVNFLPKVKIDIAITDDQLDEVVDVISKAAYTGKIGDGKIFVAELQRVIRIRTGENDEAAL
- the amtB gene encoding ammonium transporter AmtB, which translates into the protein MGWIRMKKKLAVFGLAGLALLPSLVMAATAPVVDKADNAFMMICTALVLFMTLPGIALFYGGLIRTKNVLSMMTQVSVTFAMVCVLWMLYGYSLAFSEGNAFFGGFSMAMLKNIQLTALVGTFYQYIHVSFQASFACITVGLIVGSIAERVRFSAVLIFVAIWLTFSYLPIAHMVWSGGLLAQDGALDFAGGTVVHINAAVAGLVGAYLVGKRAGFGKEAFKPHNLPMVFTGTAILYVGWFGFNAGSASAANEIAGLAFLNTVMATAGAMLSWTFGEWALRGKPSLLGVCSGAIAGLVAVTPACGYVGVGGALIIGLVGGLAGLWGVTTLKKWLRVDDPCDVFGVHGVCGIVGCILTGVFASSSLGGVGYASGVTMGHQVWIQLLSVGVTIAWTGVVAFIAFKVADMIVGLRVPEDQEREGLDVNSHGENAYNH
- the queC gene encoding 7-cyano-7-deazaguanine synthase QueC; the protein is MKRAVVVFSGGQDSTTCLIQALQQYDEVHCVTFDYGQRHRAEIDIACHLSKLLGASAHKTLDVTLLNELAISSLTRDNIPVPAYNPAANGLPSTFVPGRNILFLTLASICAYQVEAETVITGVCETDFSGYPDCRDEFVKALNQAVTLGMAHPVRFVTPLMWLNKAEIWALADYWHQLSLVRNETLTCYNGIKGDGCGTCAACNLRANGLREYQSNAAGVMKNMQQKTGLT
- a CDS encoding SmdA family multidrug ABC transporter permease/ATP-binding protein; this translates as MRLFSQLRWFFIREWRRYLGAVFLLIIIALLQLLPPKVVGTIVDDVTQQQTSGMGLMLWVALMFFTAVLIYFLRYVWRILLFGASYQLAVELRRDFYRQLSRQHPEFYLRHRTGDLIARATNDVDRVVFAAGEGVLTLVDSLVMGLAVLVVMSTQISWQLTLLALLPMPVMAIVIKRYGEQLHQSFRLAQAAFSSLNDQTQESLTSIRMIKAFGLENHQSAKFAEIAEDTGNKNLRVARVDARFDPTIYIAIGMSNLLAVGGGSWLVWHGEMTLGQLTSFVMYLGLMIWPMLALAWMFNIVERGSAAWVRIAPLLAEVPTVKDGSETLPKERGQLQIAIREFFYPGAKQPALRQLNASLKPGEMLGLCGPTGAGKSTLLGLIQRHFDIGQGDIRYHGIPLSSLRLDSWRSRIAVVSQTPLLFSDSVSNNIALGRPAASRSDIEQAARLANVHDDIMQLPQGYDTEVGERGVMLSGGQKQRISIARALLLNAEILILDDALSAVDGRTEYQILQNLRWWGAGRTIIISAHRLSALNEASEILVMQKGTVSQRGQHSELMEQNGWYQDMYRYQQLEAALDNDGADKDIAHG